A single genomic interval of Staphylococcus hyicus harbors:
- a CDS encoding 2-isopropylmalate synthase, whose protein sequence is MTSHIQLFDTTLRDGEQTPGVSFSFDERLAIAKQLEHWGVDVIEAGFPASTQGSFDSVKAIAQTLTKTTVTGLARCKKSDIDAVYEATKDAVKPSIHVFIATSPIHLESKLNMTEKDVLASITEHVSYAKTLFDVVQFSPEDATRTPLPFLIQSVQTAVDAGATIINIPDTVGYSYPTEYGQIFKTLKQEIKSKSEIIYSAHCHDDLGLAVANSMAAIENGATRIEGTLNGIGERAGNTALEEVALGLYVRKDHYGIETHIQLNQTKATSDLIARYTGIAVPRNKAIIGKNAFSHESGIHQDGFLKNPETYEIMTPQLVGIKQTELPLGKLSGKHAFQEKLKQLGYDITSNEQKVLFKAFKNIADKKKQVTDRDIHALIQGTAHELHSNYQLTTLQLQFVSHGLQSAVVVIKDKDGQTYQDSCIGTGSIVAIYNAVDRIFNMKPELLDYRIEAITEGADAQAEVRVSIRLNNVQYDGVGFDHDIIYASCKAYVEASSKAMSHINTSEVV, encoded by the coding sequence ATGACAAGTCATATTCAACTATTTGATACCACACTTAGAGACGGAGAACAAACACCTGGCGTAAGCTTTTCATTTGATGAACGTTTGGCAATTGCGAAACAACTTGAACATTGGGGTGTTGATGTGATTGAAGCGGGTTTCCCCGCTTCAACTCAAGGGAGCTTTGACTCTGTAAAAGCCATCGCACAAACGTTAACAAAAACGACTGTGACAGGTTTAGCAAGGTGCAAGAAATCAGATATCGATGCGGTATATGAAGCAACAAAAGATGCTGTGAAACCTTCCATACACGTTTTTATCGCTACAAGTCCAATCCATTTGGAATCAAAACTGAATATGACTGAAAAAGATGTACTGGCTTCCATTACGGAACATGTATCCTACGCAAAAACATTATTTGATGTTGTACAATTTTCACCTGAAGATGCGACGCGTACACCCCTTCCATTTTTAATTCAAAGTGTACAAACTGCTGTAGATGCAGGTGCCACAATAATCAATATCCCTGATACTGTAGGTTATAGTTATCCAACCGAATATGGGCAGATTTTTAAAACATTGAAACAAGAAATCAAATCTAAATCAGAAATCATATATAGTGCACATTGTCATGACGATCTCGGATTAGCTGTCGCAAATAGTATGGCAGCAATAGAAAATGGCGCCACACGTATTGAAGGAACATTAAATGGTATTGGCGAACGTGCAGGTAATACGGCACTAGAAGAAGTTGCGCTTGGGCTTTATGTACGTAAAGATCACTACGGCATCGAAACACACATTCAACTGAATCAAACAAAAGCAACTTCCGATTTAATTGCACGATACACTGGCATTGCCGTACCTCGCAATAAAGCGATAATCGGCAAAAATGCATTTAGTCATGAATCGGGAATACATCAAGATGGATTTCTCAAAAATCCTGAAACTTATGAAATCATGACACCGCAACTGGTCGGTATTAAACAAACTGAATTACCCCTGGGTAAATTGTCTGGTAAACACGCTTTTCAAGAAAAATTGAAACAACTCGGATACGATATCACATCGAATGAACAGAAAGTTCTGTTTAAAGCATTTAAAAATATTGCAGATAAGAAAAAGCAAGTCACTGATCGAGATATTCATGCGTTAATTCAAGGTACAGCTCATGAATTACATTCAAACTATCAATTAACTACATTACAACTTCAATTTGTCTCACACGGTTTACAAAGCGCTGTCGTCGTCATAAAGGATAAAGATGGGCAAACATATCAAGATTCATGCATAGGTACAGGGTCAATCGTCGCTATTTACAATGCAGTTGATCGTATTTTTAATATGAAACCTGAACTTTTAGATTATCGTATTGAAGCCATCACTGAAGGGGCAGATGCG
- the ilvC gene encoding ketol-acid reductoisomerase: MTKVYYDQDIENDVLKGKKIAVIGYGSQGHAHAQNLKDNGYDVVIGIRPGRSFEQAKEDGFHVFSVSDATAQADVVMVLLPDEIQGAVYHQEIQPNLQPHNALAFAHGFNIHFNVIQPPTDVDVFLVAPKGPGHLVRRTFTEGSAVPALFAVHQNASGKARDIALSYAKGIGATRAGVLETSYKEETETDLFGEQAVLCGGVTRLIQSGFEVLTEAGYQPEIAYFEVLHEMKLIVDLLYEGGLENMRYSISNTAEFGDYVSGPRVITDETKNNMKAVLKDIQTGVFSDQFIQDNENGFKRFKQMRQQQKDHPITQVGQDLRKMMPFIKTKQIQK, from the coding sequence ATGACAAAAGTTTATTATGATCAAGATATCGAAAATGATGTATTAAAAGGAAAGAAAATTGCAGTTATTGGATATGGCTCTCAAGGACATGCCCATGCACAAAATTTGAAAGATAACGGTTATGACGTCGTGATAGGTATTCGACCAGGACGTTCTTTTGAACAAGCTAAAGAGGATGGCTTTCATGTCTTTTCCGTTAGTGATGCGACAGCGCAAGCAGATGTCGTGATGGTTTTATTGCCAGATGAAATTCAAGGAGCCGTATACCATCAGGAGATTCAACCTAACTTACAACCGCACAATGCACTTGCATTCGCGCATGGCTTTAACATTCATTTTAATGTAATTCAACCACCTACAGACGTTGATGTCTTTTTAGTAGCACCAAAAGGGCCTGGTCACCTTGTTCGACGTACTTTTACAGAAGGTTCTGCGGTCCCTGCATTGTTTGCTGTACATCAAAACGCATCCGGCAAAGCACGTGATATTGCACTCAGTTATGCTAAGGGCATTGGCGCAACGCGTGCAGGTGTACTTGAAACATCTTATAAAGAAGAAACTGAAACAGATTTATTCGGAGAGCAAGCAGTATTATGCGGAGGTGTCACACGCCTTATTCAAAGTGGTTTTGAAGTATTAACTGAAGCTGGGTACCAACCAGAAATTGCCTACTTTGAAGTGTTACATGAGATGAAACTCATTGTCGACTTACTTTATGAAGGTGGATTAGAAAATATGCGTTATTCCATTTCAAATACAGCTGAATTTGGAGACTATGTTTCAGGTCCACGTGTTATTACAGATGAGACTAAAAACAATATGAAAGCTGTTTTAAAGGATATTCAAACAGGTGTATTTAGTGATCAATTTATTCAAGACAACGAAAATGGATTTAAACGATTTAAACAAATGAGACAACAACAAAAAGACCATCCTATTACTCAAGTTGGCCAAGATTTACGGAAAATGATGCCTTTTATTAAAACAAAACAAATTCAAAAGTAA
- the ilvN gene encoding acetolactate synthase small subunit encodes MKRTFKLKVFDKAGTLNRLTSIFVRRQFNIVTIAASPTRDEGLTEITFVAEVPNENVTRTIIQQLKKQINILTVEDITDTNTFNRELLLIKLKAPSDISVLNSLLEPYDTLVTILKNDNNFIYLQVTGPQYTLDRLLEHLSSLDISQVSRSGPAGIV; translated from the coding sequence ATGAAACGTACCTTCAAATTAAAAGTATTTGATAAAGCAGGTACTTTAAACCGTCTTACTAGCATTTTTGTCCGGCGTCAATTCAATATCGTTACCATTGCTGCAAGCCCCACCCGCGATGAAGGATTAACAGAAATCACATTTGTTGCAGAAGTTCCGAACGAAAATGTCACACGCACCATTATTCAGCAATTAAAAAAGCAAATCAATATTTTAACTGTAGAGGATATCACTGATACAAATACATTTAATCGAGAATTGTTACTTATAAAGCTAAAAGCGCCATCAGACATTTCAGTTTTAAACTCTTTACTTGAACCTTATGATACATTAGTTACTATTTTAAAAAATGATAACAATTTTATTTATTTACAAGTCACTGGTCCACAATACACATTAGACCGTCTTTTAGAACACCTCTCATCGTTAGACATCTCTCAAGTTTCACGGTCTGGACCTGCAGGCATTGTTTAA
- the ilvB gene encoding biosynthetic-type acetolactate synthase large subunit yields the protein MPRSGSDILIDALLEENVEYIFGYPGGAVLPLYDSIYDDRIPHILYRHEQGAVHAAEGYARVSGKPGVVIVTSGPGATNTLTGIADAYSDSLPLVVFTGQVAKAGIGKDAFQEADLLSMTTPITKHNYQVNDVKDIPKIVKEAFYIANSGRKGPVVIDFPKDMGILTTDKTHDTTIHTPGYDVNLTPTTEEIQKVIDFLNTAEKPLVLAGAGVNFSKANSLLQTFVERNHIPVVTTLHGLGAMPYEHPLFLGMGGMHGSYASNMAITECDLLINFGSRFDDRLASQPKTFAENATIIHVDIDASEINKVINTHLGIVADVRNVLEALLNQTPCPSKHRSWLRQVEHYKAKHPFKYLQDDHALFCRPQRAIEYIGEITNGRAYVATDVGQHQMWVAQFYPFRTHGQFITSGGLGTMGFGIPAAIGAQFAKPKETVVAFVGDGGFQMTNQELALLKAYQLNIKVVLINNGTLGMVKQWQDKFFKQRFSHSVFNDQPNFVKLVEAYGVKTFLIDDPSHLERTLEDAFNYEGPAFIEIRISPEEPVLPMVPSGKANHEMEGLL from the coding sequence ATGCCTAGATCAGGATCCGATATATTGATTGATGCGCTATTAGAAGAAAATGTTGAGTATATATTTGGTTACCCTGGCGGTGCCGTACTTCCACTCTATGATTCAATTTATGATGACCGAATTCCACACATTCTTTATAGACACGAGCAAGGCGCTGTACATGCAGCTGAGGGATATGCACGCGTAAGTGGTAAACCAGGCGTTGTGATAGTGACTAGTGGTCCAGGTGCAACGAACACACTTACAGGTATTGCTGATGCGTACAGTGATTCTCTGCCTTTAGTGGTGTTCACTGGCCAAGTAGCAAAGGCAGGCATTGGCAAAGATGCATTCCAAGAAGCAGATTTACTATCGATGACCACACCTATTACGAAACATAATTATCAAGTCAATGACGTAAAAGACATTCCAAAAATTGTGAAAGAAGCGTTTTATATTGCAAATTCAGGTCGTAAAGGGCCTGTAGTAATTGATTTTCCTAAAGATATGGGGATTCTAACAACAGATAAAACACATGATACTACGATCCATACACCAGGGTATGATGTCAATCTTACACCAACAACTGAAGAAATACAGAAAGTTATTGATTTTTTAAATACAGCTGAGAAACCACTTGTTTTAGCAGGGGCAGGCGTCAATTTTTCAAAAGCAAATAGTTTACTACAAACATTTGTAGAACGAAATCATATTCCGGTTGTGACAACGCTACATGGATTGGGTGCAATGCCTTATGAACATCCCCTATTCCTAGGAATGGGTGGCATGCACGGTTCTTATGCAAGTAACATGGCCATTACAGAATGTGATTTACTCATCAATTTTGGTTCAAGATTTGATGATCGCCTTGCGAGTCAACCGAAGACATTTGCTGAAAATGCCACAATTATTCATGTCGATATTGATGCTTCTGAAATTAATAAAGTTATTAACACTCATTTAGGCATCGTAGCTGACGTCAGAAACGTTCTAGAAGCCTTATTAAATCAAACACCGTGTCCGTCTAAACATCGGTCATGGTTAAGGCAAGTTGAACACTACAAAGCAAAGCATCCGTTTAAATATCTCCAAGATGACCATGCATTATTTTGCAGACCACAACGTGCGATTGAATATATCGGAGAAATTACTAATGGCCGCGCTTATGTAGCCACAGATGTTGGGCAACATCAAATGTGGGTCGCCCAATTTTACCCTTTTCGGACACATGGTCAATTCATTACTAGTGGTGGATTAGGAACAATGGGATTTGGTATCCCAGCAGCAATCGGTGCACAATTTGCTAAACCAAAAGAGACGGTCGTGGCTTTCGTTGGTGATGGCGGTTTTCAAATGACAAATCAAGAACTCGCCTTACTAAAGGCATATCAACTTAATATTAAAGTCGTACTCATTAACAACGGGACACTTGGCATGGTGAAACAATGGCAAGATAAATTTTTTAAACAACGTTTTTCACATTCTGTATTTAATGACCAACCCAATTTCGTCAAATTAGTTGAAGCCTATGGTGTGAAAACCTTTTTAATAGATGATCCTAGCCATTTAGAGCGAACGCTTGAAGACGCTTTTAACTACGAAGGTCCTGCTTTTATTGAAATTCGTATCTCACCTGAAGAACCAGTACTTCCAATGGTTCCTAGTGGTAAAGCAAATCACGAAATGGAGGGATTACTATGA
- the ilvD gene encoding dihydroxy-acid dehydratase, translating into MRSDMIKKGDHQAPARSLLHATGQIKSPTDMNKPFIAICNSYIDIVPGHVHLRELGDIAKEAIREAGGIPFEFNTIGVDDGIAMGHIGMRYSLPSREIIADAAETVVNAHWFDGVFYIPNCDKITPGMLLAAVRTNVPAIFCSGGPMKAGLSSQGKALTLSSMFEAVGAFKEGKMSKETFLEMEQNACPTCGSCSGMFTANSMNCLMEVLGLALPYNGTVLAVGDERRTLIRKAAKQLVENVKNDLKPRDIVTKEAIDDAFALDMAMGGSTNTVLHTLAIANEAGIDYDLQRINDIAKKTPYLSKIAPSSSYSMEDVHNAGGVPAIINELLKKPGVLHPDRITITGRTLRENYEGHEITNTEVIRPLHHPYDSEGGLSILYGNIAPDGAVIKVGGVDPSIKTFKGKAICFDSHDDAVQAIDNHTVRTGHVVVIRYEGPKGGPGMPEMLAPTSSIVGRGLGKDVALITDGRFSGATRGIAVGHISPEAASGGPIALIEDGDEITIDLLKRHIALHVDAKTLEQRQNQLKPFKAKVKTGYLARYTALVTSANTGGVMQVPEHLL; encoded by the coding sequence ATGAGAAGCGACATGATAAAAAAAGGTGATCATCAAGCACCCGCTCGGAGTTTACTACATGCTACTGGACAAATTAAATCCCCTACTGATATGAATAAACCCTTTATTGCTATTTGTAATTCTTATATTGATATCGTCCCTGGACATGTTCATTTAAGAGAACTTGGCGATATAGCGAAAGAAGCAATTCGTGAAGCCGGAGGTATTCCATTTGAATTCAATACGATAGGCGTAGATGACGGTATTGCAATGGGACATATCGGCATGCGTTATTCCTTACCTAGTAGAGAAATCATTGCAGATGCTGCTGAAACAGTAGTCAATGCACATTGGTTTGATGGGGTCTTTTATATACCTAATTGTGACAAAATCACACCCGGTATGTTGCTTGCTGCTGTCCGCACAAATGTCCCAGCAATATTTTGTTCCGGCGGCCCGATGAAAGCTGGTCTGTCCTCTCAAGGAAAAGCGTTGACATTATCATCTATGTTTGAGGCCGTGGGCGCATTTAAAGAAGGAAAAATGTCTAAAGAAACTTTTCTAGAAATGGAACAAAATGCGTGTCCGACTTGTGGGTCGTGCTCAGGTATGTTCACCGCTAATTCCATGAACTGCCTTATGGAAGTCCTCGGTCTGGCCTTACCATATAATGGCACTGTGTTAGCTGTCGGTGATGAGCGTCGCACATTAATTCGTAAAGCAGCTAAACAACTTGTAGAAAATGTCAAAAACGACCTTAAACCTAGAGATATCGTAACTAAAGAGGCAATTGATGATGCATTTGCATTAGATATGGCCATGGGTGGATCAACAAATACAGTATTACATACATTAGCAATTGCCAACGAAGCTGGTATCGATTATGACCTTCAACGTATTAATGATATTGCTAAAAAAACACCTTATCTTTCTAAAATTGCACCGAGTTCTTCATATTCAATGGAAGATGTACACAACGCGGGTGGCGTACCTGCAATTATTAATGAATTATTAAAAAAGCCAGGTGTTTTACATCCTGATCGTATCACTATTACAGGACGTACCTTACGTGAAAACTATGAAGGACACGAAATCACTAATACTGAAGTTATTAGACCTCTTCACCATCCTTACGATAGCGAAGGTGGATTATCTATATTATATGGCAACATTGCGCCAGATGGTGCTGTCATTAAAGTTGGCGGTGTTGACCCTTCGATTAAAACTTTTAAAGGTAAGGCTATCTGTTTTGATAGCCATGACGATGCCGTTCAAGCCATTGACAATCATACCGTTCGCACGGGACATGTCGTTGTCATTCGTTATGAAGGTCCAAAAGGTGGTCCAGGTATGCCAGAAATGCTCGCACCTACCTCGTCAATTGTTGGACGCGGTTTAGGTAAAGATGTTGCGTTGATTACTGACGGACGCTTTTCCGGTGCAACGCGTGGTATCGCAGTGGGGCACATTTCTCCAGAAGCAGCGTCAGGAGGCCCAATCGCCTTAATTGAAGATGGTGATGAAATAACGATTGATTTATTAAAACGACATATTGCGTTACATGTTGACGCTAAAACTTTAGAACAACGACAAAACCAATTAAAACCTTTTAAAGCAAAAGTAAAAACTGGTTATCTTGCCCGTTATACCGCTCTTGTTACAAGTGCGAATACAGGTGGCGTGATGCAAGTACCTGAACACTTACTTTAA
- the tsaE gene encoding tRNA (adenosine(37)-N6)-threonylcarbamoyltransferase complex ATPase subunit type 1 TsaE, which produces MIKIKNLDDLQQFAVNLTARLKSGDVVLLEGDLGAGKTTLSQMVGRLLGVRRTINSPTFNIIKSYQGSNLAFHHMDCYRLENSDEDLGFEEYFEDDAITFIEWSQFIQDYLPSHFLRITINVMDENTRTIDLDASGVHFEQIKEALEHD; this is translated from the coding sequence ATGATTAAAATAAAAAATTTAGATGACTTACAACAGTTTGCAGTGAATTTGACCGCACGTTTAAAATCCGGAGATGTGGTTTTATTAGAGGGCGATCTTGGTGCAGGTAAAACGACGCTAAGTCAAATGGTTGGTCGTTTGTTAGGTGTAAGGCGCACGATTAATTCACCAACATTTAATATTATTAAATCATATCAAGGTAGTAATTTAGCATTTCATCATATGGATTGTTACCGATTAGAAAATTCTGATGAAGACCTAGGTTTTGAAGAATATTTTGAAGATGACGCCATTACGTTCATTGAGTGGAGTCAATTTATTCAAGATTATTTACCATCTCATTTTTTACGTATTACTATAAATGTTATGGATGAAAATACAAGAACGATTGACCTTGATGCTTCTGGGGTTCATTTTGAACAGATTAAGGAGGCGCTTGAACATGATTAG
- the tsaB gene encoding tRNA (adenosine(37)-N6)-threonylcarbamoyltransferase complex dimerization subunit type 1 TsaB, which produces MISLLLDSSNQPLSVAVMQDNEVLASKTVSEKKNHSIQLLPTIKSLLDGINLTPKDIDAIIVAQGPGSYTGLRIGVTTAKTLAYTLNIPLFAVSSLAALAATVKDKSKTIVPIFNARRGFVFAGVYQWVNDVLTCVIEDQYISVNTLISKLDNLQNVVFVGVDTQVFETELKSYQTVPNLPQAHEMFQLKGQPVDVHAFVPSYLKLSEAEQNWMNQQSNKS; this is translated from the coding sequence ATGATTAGTTTATTATTGGATAGTTCCAATCAGCCACTATCTGTTGCAGTTATGCAAGATAATGAAGTGTTAGCATCTAAAACCGTTTCAGAGAAAAAAAATCATTCTATACAATTGCTACCAACTATTAAAAGTTTGCTTGATGGTATCAATTTAACACCTAAGGATATAGATGCAATTATCGTGGCTCAAGGACCTGGATCATATACAGGATTAAGAATTGGTGTAACTACTGCTAAAACATTAGCATATACGCTTAACATACCACTATTTGCCGTATCTTCTTTAGCTGCGTTGGCTGCTACAGTTAAGGATAAATCAAAAACGATTGTACCTATTTTTAATGCACGTCGAGGATTTGTTTTTGCAGGTGTTTATCAGTGGGTAAATGATGTATTAACCTGCGTGATTGAAGATCAATATATTTCAGTAAACACATTAATTTCAAAACTAGACAACTTGCAAAACGTTGTATTTGTTGGAGTGGATACACAAGTATTTGAAACGGAGCTTAAATCATATCAAACAGTACCGAATCTGCCACAGGCACATGAAATGTTTCAGTTAAAAGGTCAGCCAGTCGACGTTCATGCATTTGTCCCATCTTATTTAAAATTATCGGAGGCAGAACAAAATTGGATGAATCAACAATCAAACAAGAGCTAA
- the rimI gene encoding ribosomal protein S18-alanine N-acetyltransferase, producing MTVEDVTAVFDIERVSFNDSSWTRDAFYHELSENNFAHYFVMEYKQKIIAYLGVWIVVDQAQITTIAVKPNYRGLGLGQLLLEYVMTYSSQIANMMSLEVRVENIVAQHIYQKLGFEFGGRRVNYYGEGEDALVMWVKLK from the coding sequence ATGACCGTGGAAGATGTTACAGCTGTTTTTGATATTGAACGTGTGAGTTTTAATGACAGTTCTTGGACCCGAGATGCATTTTATCATGAATTAAGTGAAAATAACTTTGCGCATTATTTTGTAATGGAATACAAGCAAAAAATCATAGCATATCTAGGCGTATGGATTGTCGTGGATCAAGCACAAATTACAACCATTGCTGTAAAACCCAACTATCGTGGTTTAGGATTAGGACAATTATTATTAGAGTATGTAATGACTTATAGTTCACAAATTGCGAATATGATGAGTCTCGAAGTTCGTGTCGAAAATATCGTAGCCCAACATATTTATCAAAAATTGGGCTTTGAATTTGGAGGTCGTCGCGTAAATTATTATGGAGAAGGAGAAGATGCTTTAGTGATGTGGGTGAAATTAAAATGA
- the tsaD gene encoding tRNA (adenosine(37)-N6)-threonylcarbamoyltransferase complex transferase subunit TsaD — MTQNVRILAIETSCDETSVGVIDNGTQLISNRVLSQIDSHKRFGGVVPEVASRHHVENMTIMIEDALQHAACSMDDIDAIAVTQGPGLIGALLVGVNAAKALAFAHQKPLIPVHHIAGHVYANQLENELTFPLIALIVSGGHTELVYMKDHLDFEIIGETRDDAVGEAYDKVARTIGLPYPGGPHIDRLAQEGEDTYALPRVWLEAESFDFSFSGLKSAVINKLHNLKQKGETPIPENVATSFQNSVVEVLVGKAIKACDAYKVKQLIVAGGVASNRGLRASLQKATSEKGITLTIPKASLCTDNAAMIGAAAYYIYQKGILADLDLNGKSQMDIEMYR, encoded by the coding sequence ATGACACAAAACGTTAGAATTTTAGCGATTGAGACCAGTTGTGATGAAACCAGTGTAGGTGTCATTGATAATGGCACACAATTAATAAGTAATCGTGTATTGAGCCAAATCGATAGTCATAAACGATTTGGTGGCGTTGTACCTGAAGTAGCCAGTCGTCATCATGTTGAAAATATGACCATTATGATTGAAGATGCATTACAACATGCTGCATGTTCTATGGATGATATTGATGCAATCGCTGTCACACAAGGCCCAGGTCTAATCGGTGCACTACTTGTAGGAGTGAATGCTGCCAAAGCATTGGCATTTGCACATCAAAAACCACTTATTCCTGTACATCATATCGCAGGACATGTGTATGCGAATCAGTTAGAAAATGAATTAACATTTCCTTTAATCGCTTTAATCGTATCGGGTGGGCACACAGAACTAGTCTATATGAAGGATCATCTGGATTTTGAAATTATAGGTGAGACACGTGATGATGCAGTAGGTGAAGCATATGATAAAGTCGCACGAACTATTGGACTACCTTATCCAGGAGGACCTCATATTGATCGTCTTGCACAAGAAGGTGAAGATACGTATGCGCTTCCGCGTGTGTGGCTAGAAGCTGAAAGTTTTGATTTTAGTTTTAGTGGATTAAAAAGTGCAGTTATTAATAAGTTACACAATTTGAAGCAAAAAGGGGAAACGCCAATACCTGAAAATGTCGCAACAAGTTTCCAAAATAGTGTAGTTGAAGTGCTTGTAGGTAAAGCTATAAAAGCATGCGATGCGTACAAAGTGAAACAGCTTATTGTCGCAGGTGGTGTAGCAAGCAATCGTGGTTTAAGGGCTTCCTTACAGAAAGCAACTTCCGAAAAAGGGATTACTTTAACTATTCCTAAGGCGTCGTTATGTACGGATAATGCAGCTATGATAGGTGCAGCAGCTTATTATATCTATCAAAAAGGGATTTTAGCTGATTTAGATTTAAATGGAAAAAGTCAAATGGATATCGAAATGTATCGATAA
- a CDS encoding MutS-related protein, which yields MFWIDDKTWSDLNMIDMFKSLNYTYTSIGENHLYHILRLQSTLSHLDLWDHIKKDVLFHQKLVMLLAKLGKQTYPKYDWNEYQYRFHPIYYVLPFLPIISILLSLWDIPISILAVLCSLLINLIVSVRFDHYVDNDVESLFFTGRVIHTTNKIQKLKLSPKFEYNLRELNQVNRWRFLLIKVNTIPGYFLLLIKYIFLIDIHLYHMLIKRFKINHEIIHACYRYIGEIDALLAVDQWRYHQEIYTTPSVKDSFKFTSLIHPLVVEAVGNDFKFDHNILLTGSNASGKSTFMKAVAINLILAQAIHIVTAEHFEFKPGVVKTTMGNADDVLTGDSYFMAEIKSLKRLFNIDPLTTHYYFIDEIFKGTNTAERIAASTSVLQYLSQYQNLKLIAATHDIELTHKLYNNFINYHFNEVIHNDTIHFDYKIKQGPANTRNALELIRIMKFPPEIYCHAKHDVEIFETSKQNRPSD from the coding sequence TTGTTTTGGATTGACGATAAAACATGGTCAGATTTAAATATGATAGACATGTTCAAATCTTTGAATTATACGTATACTTCAATAGGCGAAAATCACTTATATCATATTTTAAGACTTCAATCCACACTGTCACATTTAGATCTTTGGGATCATATTAAAAAAGATGTATTATTTCATCAAAAACTCGTTATGTTACTCGCTAAATTAGGAAAACAAACCTATCCTAAATATGATTGGAATGAATATCAATATCGTTTTCACCCTATTTATTATGTGTTACCTTTTCTTCCTATCATAAGTATTCTTTTAAGTTTATGGGATATACCGATAAGTATTTTGGCAGTATTATGTTCTTTGTTAATAAATTTAATTGTAAGTGTACGATTTGATCATTATGTAGATAACGATGTGGAGAGTTTGTTTTTTACTGGCCGTGTTATCCATACAACCAATAAAATCCAAAAATTAAAATTAAGCCCTAAATTTGAGTATAACTTGAGGGAACTCAATCAAGTCAATCGTTGGCGCTTTTTATTAATTAAAGTAAATACCATTCCTGGGTATTTTTTGTTATTAATAAAATATATCTTCTTGATTGATATACATTTATATCACATGTTAATTAAACGTTTTAAAATAAATCATGAAATCATTCATGCATGTTACAGATACATTGGTGAAATTGATGCGTTGTTGGCGGTTGACCAGTGGCGTTATCACCAAGAAATATATACAACGCCTTCAGTCAAAGATTCATTCAAGTTTACTTCATTGATTCATCCATTAGTGGTGGAAGCAGTTGGGAATGATTTTAAATTTGATCACAATATTTTACTAACTGGTTCTAACGCTTCTGGAAAGTCTACGTTTATGAAAGCAGTTGCGATTAATTTAATATTAGCGCAAGCCATCCATATAGTAACGGCAGAGCACTTTGAATTCAAACCTGGCGTTGTAAAAACAACAATGGGAAATGCCGATGATGTGCTGACAGGTGACAGTTATTTCATGGCTGAAATCAAATCATTAAAACGATTATTCAATATTGATCCGCTCACCACACATTATTATTTTATTGATGAGATATTTAAAGGAACGAATACAGCTGAACGCATCGCAGCCTCAACCTCCGTCTTACAATATTTATCTCAATATCAAAACTTAAAATTAATCGCAGCTACTCATGATATAGAACTCACACACAAGTTATATAATAATTTTATAAATTATCACTTTAATGAAGTTATTCATAACGATACCATACATTTTGATTACAAAATAAAACAAGGCCCTGCCAACACTCGTAATGCACTGGAGCTTATTCGAATCATGAAATTTCCTCCTGAAATATATTGCCATGCCAAGCATGATGTTGAAATATTTGAAACATCTAAACAAAACCGCCCTTCAGATTAA